In Opisthocomus hoazin isolate bOpiHoa1 chromosome 14, bOpiHoa1.hap1, whole genome shotgun sequence, the following proteins share a genomic window:
- the HMGB3 gene encoding high mobility group protein B3 isoform X2: MAKGDPKKPKGKMSAYAFFVQTCREEHKKKNPEVPVNFAEFSKKCSERWKTMSSKEKAKFDEMAKADKVRYDREMKDYGPAKGGKKKKDPNAPKRPPSGFFLFCSEFRPKIKSTNPGISIGDVAKKLGEMWNNLSDGEKQPYNNKAAKLKEKYEKDVADYKSKGKFDGAKGAATKAARKKVEEEDEEEEEDEEEEDEDDDDE, from the exons ATGGCTAAAGGTGATCCGAAGAAGCCCAAGGGCAAGATGTCTGCCTATGCCTTCTTTGTGCAGACATGCCGTGAGGAACATAAGAAAAAGAACCCAGAGGTTCCAGTCAACTTTGCAGAGTTTTCCAAGAAGTGCTCAGAGAGGTGGAAG aCCATGTCAAGCAAGGAGAAGGCTAAATTTGATGAAATGGCAAAGGCTGATAAGGTACGATATGATAGAGAAATGAAGGACTATGGGCCGGCGAAGGGTGGCAAGAAGAAGAAGGACCCCAATGCCCCGAAACGACCACC GTCtggcttcttcctcttctgttcaGAGTTCCGCCCCAAGATCAAGTCCACAAACCCTGGCATATCCATTGGGGACGTAGCAAAGAAGCTGGGCGAAATGTGGAACAACCTCAGTGATGGCGAAAAGCAGCCTTACAATAATAAGGCAGCTAAACTGAAGGAGAAGTACGAGAAG GATGTGGCAGACTACAAGTCTAAAGGAAAGTTTGATGGCGCAAAGGGAGCAGCAACCAAAGCTGCTCGGAAAAAGGTAGAGGAAGAagacgaagaggaggaggaggatgaagaagaggaggatgaagatgatgatgatgaataa
- the HMGB3 gene encoding high mobility group protein B3 isoform X1, with product MSGRGGCFKRRSPAANQAALVGSQREAEPRRAPRRALRSSSCPHSREQYRVKMAKGDPKKPKGKMSAYAFFVQTCREEHKKKNPEVPVNFAEFSKKCSERWKTMSSKEKAKFDEMAKADKVRYDREMKDYGPAKGGKKKKDPNAPKRPPSGFFLFCSEFRPKIKSTNPGISIGDVAKKLGEMWNNLSDGEKQPYNNKAAKLKEKYEKDVADYKSKGKFDGAKGAATKAARKKVEEEDEEEEEDEEEEDEDDDDE from the exons ATGAGCGGGCGAGGAGGTTGTTTTAAACGGCGGAGCCCCGCAGCCAATCAGGCCGCTCTCGTAGGCAGCCAACGCGAGGCTgagccgcgccgagccccgcgtcGTGCCCTGCGCTCCAGCTCCTGTCCACACTCCCGCGAACAATACAG AGTCAAGATGGCTAAAGGTGATCCGAAGAAGCCCAAGGGCAAGATGTCTGCCTATGCCTTCTTTGTGCAGACATGCCGTGAGGAACATAAGAAAAAGAACCCAGAGGTTCCAGTCAACTTTGCAGAGTTTTCCAAGAAGTGCTCAGAGAGGTGGAAG aCCATGTCAAGCAAGGAGAAGGCTAAATTTGATGAAATGGCAAAGGCTGATAAGGTACGATATGATAGAGAAATGAAGGACTATGGGCCGGCGAAGGGTGGCAAGAAGAAGAAGGACCCCAATGCCCCGAAACGACCACC GTCtggcttcttcctcttctgttcaGAGTTCCGCCCCAAGATCAAGTCCACAAACCCTGGCATATCCATTGGGGACGTAGCAAAGAAGCTGGGCGAAATGTGGAACAACCTCAGTGATGGCGAAAAGCAGCCTTACAATAATAAGGCAGCTAAACTGAAGGAGAAGTACGAGAAG GATGTGGCAGACTACAAGTCTAAAGGAAAGTTTGATGGCGCAAAGGGAGCAGCAACCAAAGCTGCTCGGAAAAAGGTAGAGGAAGAagacgaagaggaggaggaggatgaagaagaggaggatgaagatgatgatgatgaataa
- the HMGB3 gene encoding high mobility group protein B3 isoform X3: MEDELLASGGAAAAPSARRPRRRVKMAKGDPKKPKGKMSAYAFFVQTCREEHKKKNPEVPVNFAEFSKKCSERWKTMSSKEKAKFDEMAKADKVRYDREMKDYGPAKGGKKKKDPNAPKRPPSGFFLFCSEFRPKIKSTNPGISIGDVAKKLGEMWNNLSDGEKQPYNNKAAKLKEKYEKDVADYKSKGKFDGAKGAATKAARKKVEEEDEEEEEDEEEEDEDDDDE; this comes from the exons ATGGAAGATGAATTATTGGCGTCTGGCGGAgccgccgctgccccctccgcccgccggccccgccgcag AGTCAAGATGGCTAAAGGTGATCCGAAGAAGCCCAAGGGCAAGATGTCTGCCTATGCCTTCTTTGTGCAGACATGCCGTGAGGAACATAAGAAAAAGAACCCAGAGGTTCCAGTCAACTTTGCAGAGTTTTCCAAGAAGTGCTCAGAGAGGTGGAAG aCCATGTCAAGCAAGGAGAAGGCTAAATTTGATGAAATGGCAAAGGCTGATAAGGTACGATATGATAGAGAAATGAAGGACTATGGGCCGGCGAAGGGTGGCAAGAAGAAGAAGGACCCCAATGCCCCGAAACGACCACC GTCtggcttcttcctcttctgttcaGAGTTCCGCCCCAAGATCAAGTCCACAAACCCTGGCATATCCATTGGGGACGTAGCAAAGAAGCTGGGCGAAATGTGGAACAACCTCAGTGATGGCGAAAAGCAGCCTTACAATAATAAGGCAGCTAAACTGAAGGAGAAGTACGAGAAG GATGTGGCAGACTACAAGTCTAAAGGAAAGTTTGATGGCGCAAAGGGAGCAGCAACCAAAGCTGCTCGGAAAAAGGTAGAGGAAGAagacgaagaggaggaggaggatgaagaagaggaggatgaagatgatgatgatgaataa